From the genome of Hymenobacter sp. PAMC 26628, one region includes:
- a CDS encoding carbohydrate-binding family 9-like protein, with product MLNAASSFFFLAAYLALATGKAWAQGSARPLAGAPATVATPAAFLGLEALFTLPKNYVVLHTDQALTLDGNLSESDWQRAPWTTDFVDIEGAAKPLPAFQTRTKMLWNDSTLFVAATLQEPQVWATQTHHDDIIFKDNDFEIFISPSNSTHQYFEIEVNALNKTFELFLSKPYRNGGDALVSWDAAGLRSGVQIAGTLNHPQDQDQSWTVEMAIPLRALRIGYAGAPPTEGTLWRINFSRVEWDTDAAGDQNRKRRNAAGHDLPEHNWVWSPQGVINMHYPERWGYLQFTRQAGAAFRLPYAEQQKRYLWLVYYRQQQFRAQHGRYAATLAELKIGPQPTIDDRANQLQLAATAQQFSATVAAPGAPALRINDEGLIETLKP from the coding sequence ATGCTGAACGCTGCGTCGTCGTTTTTCTTTTTAGCGGCTTACCTAGCCCTCGCCACCGGCAAAGCATGGGCCCAGGGCAGCGCCCGTCCGCTTGCCGGGGCCCCCGCAACAGTGGCTACGCCCGCCGCTTTCCTGGGTTTGGAGGCGCTATTCACGCTGCCCAAAAACTACGTGGTGCTACACACCGACCAGGCCCTGACGCTGGACGGCAACTTATCGGAAAGCGACTGGCAGCGGGCCCCCTGGACGACGGATTTTGTGGACATCGAGGGCGCGGCCAAGCCGCTGCCGGCGTTCCAGACGCGGACGAAAATGCTGTGGAACGACTCGACGCTGTTCGTGGCCGCCACCTTGCAGGAACCGCAGGTGTGGGCCACCCAAACCCACCACGACGACATTATTTTCAAGGACAACGACTTTGAAATCTTCATTAGCCCGAGCAACAGCACCCACCAATATTTTGAGATTGAGGTAAATGCGCTAAATAAAACCTTCGAGCTGTTCCTGTCCAAGCCCTACCGCAACGGCGGCGACGCGCTGGTGAGCTGGGACGCGGCCGGCCTGCGCTCGGGCGTGCAAATTGCCGGCACCCTGAACCACCCGCAGGACCAGGACCAGAGCTGGACCGTGGAAATGGCCATCCCGCTGCGGGCCCTGCGCATCGGCTACGCCGGGGCCCCGCCCACCGAAGGCACGCTGTGGCGCATCAATTTTTCGCGCGTGGAATGGGACACCGACGCGGCCGGCGACCAGAACCGCAAGCGCCGGAACGCGGCCGGCCACGACCTGCCCGAGCACAACTGGGTGTGGTCGCCGCAGGGCGTCATCAACATGCACTACCCCGAGCGCTGGGGCTATTTGCAGTTCACGCGCCAGGCCGGCGCGGCGTTTCGGCTGCCTTATGCCGAGCAGCAGAAGCGCTACCTGTGGCTGGTGTACTACCGCCAGCAGCAGTTCCGCGCGCAGCACGGCCGCTACGCCGCCACGCTGGCCGAGCTGAAAATAGGGCCCCAGCCTACCATCGACGACCGGGCCAACCAGTTGCAGCTGGCCGCCACGGCCCAGCAGTTTTCCGCCACGGTGGCGGCCCCGGGGGCCCCTGCCCTGCGCATCAACGACGAAGGCCTTATCGAAACCCTGAAACCATGA
- a CDS encoding family 10 glycosylhydrolase has protein sequence MNSRRNFVKNSVTAGLSAALLPAGAQAALPVAEAPRAPWKHWVWTNPDPKDTAAELAERYKKYYAAGVRGIFFEADSEQHCRAAKAQKLEAHRWIWTMNRGEKSLLAAHPEWYAVNRKGESCATHPPYVDYYRWLCPSRPEVIQYLENDYAAALKKDYVDGAHLDYVRFCDVILPVNLWDNYKIVQTSELPEYDFCYCAVCKAAYKTEHGIDIDTVQFPEASPSWRRFRYQRVNRVVARLMAVAQTHRKPLTAAVFPTPDIAHRNVKQDWVNWNISGVCPMIYHGFYKENVAWIGQAVAEGVGALNGKFPLYAGLYLSDFKNDAEVQQGIELALRNGAAGVSLFGNVADGTLAALKSASANALGTK, from the coding sequence ATGAACAGCCGCCGGAATTTTGTTAAGAACAGCGTAACGGCGGGTCTGTCGGCCGCGCTTTTGCCGGCGGGGGCCCAGGCGGCCCTGCCCGTCGCGGAGGCCCCCAGGGCCCCCTGGAAGCATTGGGTGTGGACCAACCCCGACCCCAAAGACACGGCGGCCGAGTTGGCCGAGCGCTACAAAAAGTACTACGCGGCCGGCGTGCGCGGCATCTTTTTCGAGGCCGACAGCGAGCAGCACTGCCGCGCGGCCAAGGCCCAGAAGCTGGAGGCCCACCGCTGGATTTGGACGATGAACCGCGGCGAAAAGTCGCTGCTCGCCGCCCACCCCGAGTGGTACGCCGTGAACCGCAAGGGCGAGTCGTGCGCTACCCACCCGCCCTACGTGGACTACTACCGCTGGCTGTGCCCCTCGCGCCCCGAGGTCATTCAGTACCTGGAAAACGACTACGCCGCGGCCCTGAAGAAAGACTACGTGGACGGCGCGCACCTGGACTACGTGCGGTTTTGCGACGTGATTTTGCCCGTGAACCTGTGGGATAATTACAAGATTGTGCAAACCAGCGAACTGCCTGAGTACGACTTCTGCTACTGCGCCGTGTGCAAGGCGGCGTACAAAACCGAGCACGGCATCGACATCGACACCGTGCAGTTTCCGGAGGCCAGCCCCTCGTGGCGGCGCTTCCGCTACCAGCGCGTGAACCGGGTGGTGGCGCGGCTGATGGCCGTGGCCCAAACGCATCGCAAGCCCCTGACGGCGGCCGTGTTCCCGACCCCCGACATTGCCCACCGCAACGTGAAGCAGGACTGGGTGAACTGGAACATCAGCGGCGTGTGCCCCATGATTTACCACGGCTTCTACAAGGAAAACGTGGCCTGGATTGGCCAGGCCGTGGCCGAAGGCGTGGGGGCCCTGAACGGTAAATTCCCGCTCTACGCCGGCCTGTACCTGTCCGATTTCAAGAACGACGCCGAGGTGCAGCAAGGCATCGAACTCGCCCTGCGCAACGGCGCGGCCGGCGTGTCGCTGTTCGGCAACGTGGCCGATGGCACGCTGGCGGCGCTGAAAAGCGCGTCGGCTAATGCTTTGGGTACCAAATAA
- a CDS encoding TSUP family transporter, translated as MSAPPTKGPAAGAPAGPSLPVFLDLEQRRVLLVGGGDEALAQLTAVLHEHPHAAITVVAPHLLPALYALAAQHEQVILRRRAFEPDDLVGHDLVLVAATDAALHGRVRAASSARRLHAVAAFGPAEEAAAIDYWRRVATATLGAFAIFLVINILSYYFTWQQVWGVARSSGTFYTFVAVGFIAQLIDGMLGMGYGVVSAISLMSLGLSPASVSASIHTAEMFASGASGYNHYRFGNVNKRLFKVLLLPGIAGSISGALLLAKFGDQYANIIKPVLALYLLGLGVRIISKAVRQQAQQRRKVKNAGWLAGAGGFLDSFGGGGWGPLVTSTLIANGRTPNYVIGTVSLVEFFVTFASALTFFSILGLSHWQIVAGLIVGGVAAAPIAARLAGRLPTRWMFVGVGTMVVVWSLWALRKVDVAPVWHYLGGLFS; from the coding sequence ATGTCTGCGCCGCCCACCAAGGGCCCAGCCGCGGGGGCCCCGGCGGGGCCCTCGCTGCCCGTGTTCCTCGACTTGGAGCAGCGGCGGGTGCTGCTGGTGGGCGGCGGCGACGAAGCCCTGGCCCAGCTCACGGCCGTGCTGCACGAGCACCCGCACGCGGCCATCACGGTGGTGGCCCCGCACTTGCTGCCGGCTCTCTACGCCCTGGCGGCCCAGCACGAGCAGGTCATCCTGCGCCGCCGCGCCTTCGAGCCCGACGACCTGGTGGGCCACGACCTGGTGCTGGTGGCCGCCACCGACGCGGCGCTGCACGGCCGCGTGCGCGCCGCTTCGTCGGCCCGCCGGCTGCACGCCGTGGCCGCCTTCGGTCCCGCCGAGGAAGCCGCGGCCATCGACTACTGGCGGCGCGTGGCCACGGCCACGTTGGGGGCCTTCGCCATCTTTTTGGTCATCAATATTTTGTCGTACTACTTCACCTGGCAGCAGGTGTGGGGCGTGGCCCGCTCGTCGGGCACGTTCTACACGTTTGTGGCGGTGGGTTTTATCGCCCAGCTGATCGACGGGATGCTGGGCATGGGCTACGGCGTGGTGTCGGCCATCAGCCTGATGTCGCTGGGGCTGAGCCCGGCGTCGGTCAGCGCCAGCATCCACACGGCCGAGATGTTCGCCAGCGGCGCCTCGGGCTACAACCACTACCGGTTCGGTAATGTCAACAAGCGGCTGTTCAAGGTGCTGCTGTTGCCGGGCATCGCCGGTTCCATCAGTGGGGCCCTGCTGCTGGCCAAGTTCGGCGACCAGTACGCCAACATCATCAAGCCCGTGCTGGCGCTGTACCTGCTCGGGCTGGGCGTGCGCATCATCAGCAAGGCCGTGCGCCAGCAGGCCCAGCAGCGCCGCAAGGTGAAAAACGCCGGCTGGCTGGCCGGCGCCGGCGGCTTCCTCGATTCGTTCGGCGGCGGCGGCTGGGGGCCCCTGGTTACGAGCACGCTCATCGCCAACGGCCGCACGCCCAACTATGTCATCGGCACCGTCAGCCTGGTCGAGTTCTTCGTGACGTTTGCCAGCGCCCTCACGTTTTTCTCGATTCTGGGCCTTTCGCACTGGCAAATCGTGGCCGGCCTCATCGTGGGCGGCGTGGCGGCCGCGCCCATCGCCGCCCGCCTGGCCGGCCGCCTGCCCACCCGCTGGATGTTCGTCGGCGTAGGCACCATGGTGGTGGTGTGGAGCCTGTGGGCCCTGCGCAAAGTAGACGTGGCCCCCGTCTGGCACTACCTGGGGGGCCTGTTCAGCTAG
- a CDS encoding type II toxin-antitoxin system RelE/ParE family toxin, translated as MVNLGLSRRASDEIYEEAERLGAFSPSYAKAFIDAIFAKIDLLRRFPELGRAVPEYGNPAIREVFYRHYRIFYFVAPGGGPVGITSVQSSRYPLQPLQ; from the coding sequence GTGGTTAATTTAGGGCTTTCACGCCGCGCTTCCGATGAAATTTACGAGGAAGCTGAGCGGCTCGGCGCTTTTTCGCCGTCCTACGCCAAGGCTTTTATCGACGCTATTTTCGCCAAAATAGATTTGCTGCGCCGGTTTCCGGAATTAGGCCGCGCAGTACCTGAATACGGCAACCCGGCCATCCGCGAGGTATTCTACCGCCACTACCGCATCTTCTATTTCGTCGCGCCCGGCGGGGGCCCCGTGGGCATCACGTCGGTGCAGTCGAGCCGCTATCCGTTGCAACCGCTACAATAG
- a CDS encoding type II toxin-antitoxin system RelE/ParE family toxin produces the protein MRPEFLTACLEDILAIRDHLAGHSASAATRFVESVFAKVAQLESFPQLGRMVPEYQQPAVWELLYRQYRIVYRLLNDGRISVIAVRSGLLPLDLEP, from the coding sequence ATGCGGCCTGAGTTCCTCACGGCTTGCCTCGAAGATATTTTAGCCATCAGAGACCATTTAGCCGGCCATTCGGCTAGCGCGGCCACTCGTTTCGTAGAATCAGTTTTTGCCAAAGTGGCCCAATTGGAGTCATTCCCCCAGCTTGGTCGTATGGTGCCCGAATACCAGCAGCCTGCCGTTTGGGAACTCCTGTACCGTCAGTACCGCATCGTTTACCGCTTGCTCAACGACGGCCGGATTTCAGTGATTGCCGTGCGCAGCGGCTTACTGCCGCTTGATTTGGAACCATAA
- the amaB gene encoding L-piperidine-6-carboxylate dehydrogenase has protein sequence MKQALEQETAADLAVPGGHLHADPHGLQDVLRQLGVEADNAAYATGRTWGGGPNADRRVINAPADGQRIASVAFATAADYETVVQAAQEAFKTWRLVPAPKRGDIVRQIGNRLRECKEPLGKLVSAEMGKILQEGLGEVQEMIDICDFAVGLSRQLHGFTMHSERPAHRMYDQYQPLGVVGIISAFNFPVAVWSWNAMLAAVCGDVSIWKPSEKTPLTAVAMQHIIRSVLADNDIPEGVFNLIIGDATIGAAMAADRRVPLVSATGSTRMGRKVGEVVGARLGRALLELGGNNAIIVTKNADLNIAIRAIVFGAVGTAGQRCTSTRRVIIEDSIFEDVKQRLLAIYPKLPIGHPLQEGTLVGPLIDGAAVTAFTGALEQVQAEGGTLLTGGEVLTGPAYAGGHYVRPALVEVENHYATVQEETFAPILYLIRYSGDVQNAIDLQNDVRQGLSSSIFTLNMREAEAFLAASGSDCGIANVNIGTSGAEIGGAFGGEKETGGGRESGSDAWKVYMRRQTNTINYSTELPLAQGIKFDV, from the coding sequence ATGAAGCAAGCCCTCGAACAAGAAACCGCCGCCGACCTCGCTGTGCCCGGCGGCCACCTCCACGCCGACCCCCACGGCCTGCAAGACGTGCTCCGCCAGCTCGGCGTGGAAGCCGACAACGCCGCCTACGCCACCGGCCGCACCTGGGGCGGGGGCCCCAATGCCGACCGCCGCGTGATAAATGCGCCCGCCGACGGCCAGCGCATTGCCAGCGTGGCCTTCGCCACCGCCGCCGACTACGAAACCGTGGTGCAGGCCGCCCAGGAAGCCTTTAAAACCTGGCGCCTGGTGCCGGCGCCCAAGCGCGGCGACATCGTGCGCCAGATTGGCAACCGGCTGCGCGAATGCAAGGAGCCGCTGGGCAAGCTGGTGAGCGCCGAGATGGGCAAAATCCTGCAAGAAGGCCTGGGCGAAGTGCAGGAGATGATTGACATCTGCGACTTTGCCGTGGGCCTGAGCCGGCAGCTGCACGGCTTCACCATGCACTCGGAGCGGCCCGCGCACCGCATGTACGACCAGTACCAGCCGCTGGGCGTGGTGGGCATCATCTCGGCCTTCAACTTCCCGGTGGCCGTGTGGAGCTGGAACGCCATGCTGGCCGCCGTGTGCGGCGACGTCAGCATCTGGAAGCCGTCGGAGAAAACGCCGCTCACCGCCGTGGCCATGCAGCACATCATCCGCAGCGTGCTGGCCGACAACGACATCCCCGAAGGCGTGTTCAACCTGATTATCGGCGACGCCACCATCGGCGCAGCAATGGCCGCCGACCGGCGCGTGCCGCTTGTCTCGGCCACGGGCAGCACCCGCATGGGCCGCAAAGTGGGCGAAGTGGTGGGGGCCCGCCTGGGCCGCGCCCTGCTGGAGCTGGGCGGCAACAACGCCATCATCGTCACCAAAAACGCCGACCTGAACATTGCCATCCGCGCCATCGTGTTCGGGGCCGTGGGCACGGCCGGGCAGCGCTGCACCAGCACCCGCCGCGTCATTATTGAAGACAGCATTTTTGAGGACGTGAAGCAGCGCCTGCTGGCCATCTACCCCAAGTTGCCCATCGGCCACCCGCTGCAAGAGGGCACCCTCGTGGGGCCCCTGATTGACGGGGCCGCGGTAACGGCCTTCACCGGGGCCCTGGAGCAAGTGCAGGCCGAAGGCGGCACACTGCTAACCGGCGGCGAGGTGCTGACGGGCCCCGCATACGCCGGTGGCCACTACGTGCGCCCCGCGCTGGTGGAAGTGGAAAACCACTACGCCACGGTGCAGGAAGAAACCTTCGCGCCCATCCTCTACCTCATCAGGTACAGCGGCGACGTGCAGAACGCCATCGACTTGCAAAACGACGTGCGCCAGGGCCTGAGCAGCAGCATCTTCACCCTGAACATGCGCGAGGCCGAGGCCTTCCTGGCCGCCAGCGGCTCCGACTGCGGCATCGCCAACGTGAACATCGGCACGAGCGGGGCCGAAATCGGGGGCGCGTTCGGCGGCGAAAAGGAAACCGGCGGCGGCCGCGAATCCGGCTCCGACGCCTGGAAAGTGTACATGCGCCGCCAAACCAACACGATTAATTATTCCACGGAACTACCCCTGGCCCAAGGGATTAAATTCGACGTGTAG
- a CDS encoding M16 family metallopeptidase gives MMQKRLWLMGLGTALALQPAAAQTKKSPTPKPKTVVAAKPAATGAKLVETVVRKPGALTIPYSKYVLPNGLTVVVTEDHSDPLVHVDVTYHVGSAREQIGKSGFAHFFEHMMFQGSDHVGDQQHFKLVTAAGGTLNGSTNRDRTNYFETLPNNQLETGMWLEADRMGFLLDAVSQKKFEIQRSTVKNERGQNYDNRPYGLTREYVAKTLYPYGHPYSWLTIGYLKDLDASNVNDLKNFFLRWYGPNNATLTVGGDVKTADVIKYAEKYFGPIKRGPAVQNQHLPEPVLTADRYVSYEDNVRFPQLQMVFPSVPQNHPDEVALDALAEIIGQGNNSLLYKNLVKTQEAEQATAYNSTSELAGEFTMQARAFPGKGLDSTEVRLRQSLAEFEKTGVSDAALQRFKARREAQVVNGLASVQGKVSQLAAYQTYTGNPNYLAVELQRLRALTKADVQRVYDKYLKGKHAVILSVVPKGKPEMVARKDNFTVDPSGYQAPKDQYTGLTYVKAQDTFDRNVQPKGGANPVVKVPALYEATFDNGLKVVGTRNTEIPAVTMLLTIRGGHRLEQANPGKAGVAALTAAMMNEGTQKYTSEEVVAALDKLGSDVWVGAGSDNTTVYIESLTKNIPATLTIAQEVLLHPRFNAADFARIKKQTLEGIANQVTLPVAIANNTYSRLLYGPNSIMSVPNNGTTASVTSLTLDDVKAFYAANYAPNVASLVVVGDVAEADVLPKLDFLKTWAKKDVVIPPTVAAIPQPDKTRVYFVNKDGAAQSEIRVGYLTALPYDATGDYYKAYLTNYVLGGAFNSRINLNLRENKGYTYGANSYFQSTRNPGPFTALAGVRADATAASVKEFMSELTNYRAGITDDELAFLQSSVGQSDALKYETGGQKAAFLARLVEYDLKPDYVTQQADILKNLTRADVQAAAQKDLPENMYVVVVGDKKQLPAVQALGYEVVELDTDGKPVPAAAPAPTAAAPAPMPEPAPVGKVKRKTKDADGKTTKEKIRPSDAK, from the coding sequence ATGATGCAAAAAAGACTCTGGTTGATGGGCTTGGGCACGGCGCTGGCCCTGCAACCGGCCGCCGCCCAAACCAAAAAGTCCCCCACGCCCAAGCCCAAAACCGTGGTGGCCGCCAAGCCTGCCGCCACCGGCGCCAAGCTGGTGGAAACCGTGGTGCGCAAGCCCGGGGCCCTCACCATCCCCTACAGCAAGTACGTGCTGCCCAACGGCTTGACCGTGGTGGTGACCGAGGACCACTCCGACCCGCTGGTGCACGTGGACGTGACCTACCACGTGGGTTCGGCCCGCGAGCAAATCGGCAAGTCGGGCTTTGCCCACTTCTTCGAGCACATGATGTTCCAGGGTTCCGACCACGTGGGCGACCAGCAGCACTTCAAGCTGGTGACGGCCGCCGGCGGCACCCTGAACGGCAGCACCAACCGGGACCGCACCAACTACTTCGAAACGCTGCCCAACAACCAGCTCGAAACCGGGATGTGGCTGGAAGCCGACCGAATGGGCTTCTTATTGGACGCCGTGAGCCAGAAAAAGTTTGAAATTCAGCGCTCGACGGTGAAAAACGAGCGCGGCCAGAACTACGATAACCGACCTTACGGCTTGACCAGAGAGTACGTGGCCAAAACGCTGTACCCCTACGGCCACCCCTACTCGTGGCTGACCATCGGTTACCTCAAGGACCTCGATGCCTCGAACGTCAACGACCTCAAGAACTTTTTCCTGCGCTGGTACGGCCCCAACAACGCCACCCTGACCGTGGGCGGCGACGTGAAAACGGCCGACGTGATTAAGTACGCCGAGAAGTACTTCGGGCCCATCAAGCGGGGCCCCGCGGTGCAGAACCAGCACCTGCCCGAGCCCGTGCTGACCGCCGACCGCTACGTGAGCTACGAGGACAACGTGCGCTTCCCGCAACTGCAAATGGTGTTCCCAAGCGTGCCCCAGAACCACCCCGACGAGGTGGCGCTCGACGCGCTGGCCGAGATCATCGGCCAGGGCAACAACTCGCTGCTTTATAAGAACTTGGTGAAAACCCAGGAGGCCGAACAGGCCACGGCATACAACAGCACCTCGGAGCTAGCCGGCGAGTTTACCATGCAGGCCCGGGCTTTTCCGGGTAAGGGCCTCGACAGCACCGAAGTGCGCCTGCGCCAGAGCTTGGCCGAATTTGAGAAAACCGGTGTGAGCGACGCCGCCCTCCAGCGCTTCAAGGCCCGCCGCGAAGCCCAGGTGGTGAACGGCCTGGCCAGCGTGCAGGGCAAGGTGAGCCAACTGGCCGCCTACCAAACCTACACCGGCAACCCCAACTACCTGGCCGTGGAATTGCAGCGCCTGCGCGCCCTCACCAAGGCCGACGTGCAGCGCGTGTACGACAAGTACCTCAAGGGCAAGCACGCCGTCATCCTGAGCGTGGTGCCCAAGGGCAAGCCCGAAATGGTGGCCCGGAAGGACAACTTCACCGTGGACCCCAGCGGCTACCAGGCCCCCAAGGACCAGTATACTGGCCTGACCTACGTGAAGGCCCAGGACACGTTTGACCGCAACGTGCAGCCCAAGGGCGGTGCCAACCCCGTGGTGAAAGTGCCGGCGCTGTACGAAGCCACGTTCGACAACGGCCTGAAAGTGGTGGGCACCCGCAACACCGAAATCCCGGCCGTGACGATGCTGCTCACCATCCGCGGCGGCCACCGCCTGGAGCAGGCCAACCCCGGCAAAGCCGGCGTGGCCGCCCTCACGGCCGCCATGATGAACGAAGGCACCCAGAAGTACACCAGCGAGGAGGTAGTAGCTGCACTCGACAAGCTCGGCAGCGATGTATGGGTGGGCGCAGGCAGCGACAACACGACAGTATACATTGAGTCGCTGACCAAGAACATTCCCGCTACTCTGACCATTGCGCAGGAGGTGCTGCTGCACCCGCGCTTCAACGCCGCCGACTTTGCCCGCATCAAGAAACAAACGCTGGAGGGCATCGCCAACCAGGTGACGCTGCCGGTGGCCATCGCCAACAACACCTACAGCCGCCTGCTGTACGGCCCCAACAGCATCATGAGCGTGCCCAACAACGGCACCACGGCATCGGTGACGAGCCTTACGCTCGACGACGTAAAGGCCTTTTATGCAGCCAATTACGCGCCCAACGTGGCGTCGCTGGTGGTGGTGGGCGACGTGGCCGAGGCCGACGTGCTGCCTAAGCTGGACTTCCTGAAAACCTGGGCCAAGAAGGACGTGGTGATTCCGCCCACAGTGGCCGCTATCCCGCAGCCCGACAAAACGCGCGTGTACTTCGTGAATAAGGACGGCGCGGCGCAGTCGGAAATCCGGGTGGGCTACCTCACCGCCCTGCCCTACGACGCCACCGGCGACTACTACAAGGCCTACCTCACCAACTACGTGCTGGGCGGCGCCTTCAACTCGCGCATCAACCTGAACCTGCGCGAAAACAAAGGCTACACCTACGGCGCCAACTCGTATTTCCAGAGCACGCGCAACCCGGGGCCCTTCACGGCGCTGGCCGGCGTGCGCGCCGACGCCACCGCCGCCTCGGTGAAGGAATTCATGAGCGAGCTGACGAACTACCGCGCCGGCATCACCGACGACGAACTGGCGTTCTTGCAGTCGTCGGTGGGCCAGAGCGACGCGCTGAAGTATGAAACCGGCGGCCAGAAGGCGGCCTTCCTCGCCCGCCTGGTCGAGTACGACCTCAAGCCCGACTACGTAACGCAGCAGGCCGACATCCTGAAAAACCTCACCCGCGCCGACGTGCAAGCCGCCGCCCAAAAAGACCTGCCCGAAAACATGTATGTAGTGGTAGTAGGCGACAAAAAGCAGCTGCCCGCCGTGCAGGCCCTGGGTTACGAAGTAGTGGAGCTGGACACCGATGGCAAGCCCGTACCGGCCGCCGCCCCCGCCCCTACCGCCGCCGCCCCGGCTCCCATGCCCGAGCCTGCCCCCGTGGGCAAGGTGAAGCGCAAAACCAAGGACGCGGATGGCAAAACCACCAAGGAGAAAATCCGGCCCAGCGACGCCAAGTAA
- a CDS encoding AAA family ATPase has product MDTAINTLHIQNFKSIRSALLHPRRVNIIIGQPNAGKSTVLEAMSLLGSVPYEQQNKFVGSFIRYDKPRQLFHDNLTASPIKIETDRDLCLLGKHSQGPGYRYASFSQEAYRELRTQMGTPLAGGYLSRAGDDGALLDRLGPYLLRTGAPPTPGGYYYTELDKRGRPGLAAPAEARYLSSGSPWYPQAVKPYRFRSEAKLAVARPGAALFPPHGDNLVRVLETNAELRREFMGLFAAQGLSLRVRVDAGRLEISKELDGLSYVYPYQGTGDALRHYGFLLAVLESNRKAVLLLEEPETHLYPDYATELVRRVVAGSGNQFFITTHSPHLFTQVIENMVPFENRALELAVFVAYYQDYQTKVRQLSDEELRNVQSDSAYAFRTLSRAATPDVVVR; this is encoded by the coding sequence ATGGACACCGCCATCAACACGCTACACATTCAGAACTTTAAGTCAATTCGTAGTGCGCTGCTGCACCCGCGGCGGGTGAATATTATCATCGGGCAGCCCAACGCTGGCAAATCGACGGTGCTGGAAGCCATGAGCTTGCTGGGCAGCGTGCCCTACGAGCAGCAGAACAAGTTCGTGGGCAGCTTCATACGCTACGACAAGCCCCGCCAGCTGTTCCACGACAACCTGACGGCCAGCCCCATCAAAATCGAAACCGACCGCGACCTGTGCCTGCTGGGCAAGCACAGCCAGGGCCCCGGCTACCGCTACGCCAGCTTTAGCCAGGAGGCTTACCGCGAGCTGCGCACCCAGATGGGCACGCCCCTGGCCGGCGGCTACCTCTCACGGGCCGGCGACGACGGGGCCCTGCTCGACCGCCTGGGGCCCTACCTGCTGCGCACCGGGGCCCCGCCCACGCCAGGAGGCTACTACTACACCGAACTCGACAAGCGCGGCCGTCCCGGCCTGGCCGCCCCCGCCGAGGCCCGCTACCTGTCGTCGGGCTCGCCCTGGTACCCGCAGGCCGTGAAGCCTTACCGCTTCCGCAGCGAGGCCAAGCTGGCCGTGGCCCGGCCGGGCGCGGCCCTGTTTCCGCCCCACGGCGACAACCTGGTGCGGGTGCTGGAAACCAACGCCGAGCTGCGCCGCGAATTCATGGGCCTGTTTGCCGCCCAGGGCCTGTCGCTGCGCGTGCGCGTGGACGCGGGCCGGCTGGAAATTTCCAAGGAGCTCGACGGCCTGAGCTACGTGTACCCCTACCAGGGCACCGGCGACGCGCTGCGCCACTATGGCTTCCTGCTGGCCGTGCTCGAATCGAACCGCAAGGCCGTGCTACTACTCGAAGAGCCCGAAACCCACCTCTATCCCGACTACGCCACCGAGCTGGTGCGCCGCGTCGTGGCCGGCAGCGGCAACCAATTTTTCATCACTACCCACAGCCCCCACCTCTTCACGCAGGTCATCGAGAACATGGTGCCCTTCGAAAATAGGGCCCTGGAGCTGGCCGTGTTCGTGGCCTACTACCAGGACTACCAAACCAAAGTGCGCCAACTCTCCGACGAGGAGCTGCGCAATGTGCAGAGCGACAGTGCCTACGCTTTCCGCACCCTCAGCCGCGCCGCTACGCCCGATGTGGTGGTGCGATAG